The following coding sequences lie in one Takifugu rubripes chromosome 8, fTakRub1.2, whole genome shotgun sequence genomic window:
- the lipt1 gene encoding lipoyl amidotransferase LIPT1, mitochondrial, with protein MSILKKTLSHVGGCCRSSAQSVRTSSASSSGLFSGDKGLILRSQSTDVYQNLALEDWIDSNVDLQQRSILLLWRNRPAVVIGRHQNPWAECNLSFMRRAGIPLARRRSGGGTVFHDLGNLNLTFFTSKKAYDRQRNLRVITEALQRIRPELDVWATDRFDILLNRHFKISGSASRLGRKSSYHHCTLLYSADRSALTAVLRPSCPGIHSNATPSVPSPVTNLLEHAPTLQLDELLNSVVHQYRTEFNFKAESTLVDPDDESAFPGLGQAAAELRSWEWIFGKTPKFRIQATLKLVDHRAFSHSSGQLQMTIKNGVIESCELDVPADWLPRRLCSEVSSVLVGERFCRHRAAASVATMLRCENSDLQDRLANLCDALVAAMG; from the exons ATGTCGATCCTCAAGAAGACGCTGTCTCATGTTGGAGGCTGCTGTCGATCCAGCGCCCAGTCAGTTCGGACCAGCTCCGCATCCAGCAGTGGCCTGTTCAGCGGTGACAAAGGACTGATCTTACGTTCGCAGTCCACTGATGTGTATCAGAACCTGGCCCTGGAAGACTGGATCGACTCGAAcgtggacctgcagcagcgtAGCATCCTTCTGCTCTGGAGGAACCGTCCAGCTGTGGTCATTGGACGTCATCAGAACCCCTGGGCTGAGTGCAACCTGTCATTCATGAGGAGGGCTGGAATCCCTCTGGCCCGTAGGCGGAGCGGTGGTGGGACTGTCTTTCACGATCTCGGGAACCTTAATTTGACCTTTTTCACCTCAAAGAAAGCATACGACCGGCAGAGAAACCTGAGGGTCATTACGGAGGCTCTGCAGAGGATAAGACCAGAACTAGACGTTTGGGCAACTGACAGATTTGACATTTTACTCAACAGACACTTCAAAATCTCAG GCAGCGCGTCCCGACTGGGCAGGAAGTCGTCCTACCATCACTGCACTTTGCTGTATTCTGCTGATCGTTCCGCCCTGACTGCTGTCCTTCGCCCTTCTTGTCCTGGTATTCATAGTAACGCTACACCCAGTGTTCCCTCGCCTGTCACCAATTTGCTGGAACATGCTCCAACACTGCAGTTAGATGAGCTTCTGAATTCAGTGGTTCACCAGTACCGGACAG AGTTCAACTTCAAAGCCGAATCAACCCTTGTTGACCCAGATGATGAATCTGCTTTTCCTGGACTTGGGCAGGCAGCTGCAGAGCTCCGTAGTTGGGAGTGGATCTTTGGTAAAACGCCCAAATTCAGAATCCAAGCTACTCTGAAGCTGGTGGACCATCGAGCCTTTTCTCACAGCTCAGGACAGCTTCAGATGACGATAAAGAACGGCGTTATTGAGAGCTGCGAGCTGGACGTCCCAGCTGACTGGCTCCCCCGGCGGTTGTGCAGCGAAGTGAGCAGCGTGCTTGTGGGTGAACGCTTCTGTCGGCATCGAGCAGCTGCGTCTGTCGCCACAATGCTACGATGTGAAAATAGCGATCTGCAGGACAGACTTGCCAACCTGTGTGATGCACTGGTGGCCGCTATGGGCTAA
- the LOC101075595 gene encoding transcriptional-regulating factor 1-like isoform X2 translates to MFQVPSYPLIPQNQVSSSHLLDPPATDCLTSHHVSNPPETPPHMAAEFQATPPQQFNLGQAPSPHVLLPQITPPHLNGSQLTSPVCAHPYLTSSFEQQPHLIAPQFAAQPQLSSPRLLSPPQQVYNQNPDSGWTRRTELPYHQGSDNFLYQNQNHFNTGLINQQGQLGCTNRLSCNAQAPPTSTVYQQPNGLCPVQDPCRSLEATLLECSPQASVSGEGNLGRWDLMDFSSSSTEKAFSTQYYQSTAPQPFCSPTTPGPSPQYPQTPTLSSPPIQPWEESRNIYPQTFGQLSSCGLQECDSYTSQPPPHQTNHPLLSQYELIQDQTGLFDTARCSSNGLCPQVMTQEAGCSSPSPSLPAGLTWREDHGRAAEHCPPDWTHWVSECVSAAKKCPQPKKSVEDPVCRLLCTVCKRDFRSLPALNGHMRSHSGIRSACVSKNEDLSLSPSTSTVMPVSVPVHSKGRAHKKASCMFPASRRGVLYQSLLHEDASMGNGVSFRHYTPPPMLCPVRAGPGLYCSLTSRRVKRAQTIQLHNTPGDHVAVETNSPPPGTLRTRANQPQINVGRGFQAEIPLLHEKRHADADSHNALQLWSAWEEMDLPVNQQRVEALLLMARSSVVPGGGTSPESSLYILRQCRGDFLLAVEKLLSTPETNNSSSPAGRQHKQVSWSEAEKRLLVKSLQLHQKDFSRIQKAVQTKSVSECVEFYYLWKKKMSASSRGLTINR, encoded by the exons ATGTTTCAG GTACCCTCCTATCCACTCATACCCCAGAACCAGGTATCTTCATCCCACCTTCTGGATCCTCCAGCGACAGATTGTCTGACGTCTCACCATGTCTCGAATCCACCAGAAACCCCCCCTCACATGGCAGCTGAATTCCAGGCAACCCCACCTCAGCAGTTTAATCTGGGCCAGGCACCATCTCCTCACGTCCTTCTGCCCCAAATCACCCCCCCTCACCTAAATGGGTCACAGTTAACCTCGCCCGTCTGTGCCCATCCCTACCTAACATCCAGTTTTGAACAACAACCTCACCTGATAGCTCCCCAATTTGCAGCACAGCCTCAACTATCATCCCCAAGGCTCCTCTCCCCACCGCAGCAAGTCTACAACCAGAATCCTGATTCTGGTTGGACCAGAAGAACTGAGCTTCCCTACCACCAGGGGAGCGATAACTTCTTGTACCAG AATCAAAACCACTTCAACACGGGTCTGATCAACCAACAAGGTCAACTGGGATGTACAAATAGACTGTCCTGTAACGCCCAggctccacccaccagcaccgTGTACCAGCAACCTAATGGTCTCTGTCCAGTTCAGGATCCTTGTAGGTCTCTGGAAGCAACACTGTTGGAGTGCTCTCCCCAGGCCTCCGTGTCTGGAGAAGGCAACTTGGGACGATGGGACTTGATGGATTTTAGCTCATCATCGACTGAAAAAGCTTTCAGCACCCAGTATTACCAGAGCACAGCCCCCCAGCCCTTCTGTAGCCCCACAACTCCAGGTCCAAGTCCTCAGTACCCCCAAACCCCGACTCTATCCAGCCCTCCAATTCAACCCTGGGAGGAATCGAGGAACATATATCCACAAACATTTGGACAATTGAGCAGCTGTGGTCTCCAGGAGTGCGACAGCTACACCAGTCAGCCTCCCCCCCACCAGACAAACCACCCTTTACTGAGCCAATATGAGCTGATTCAGGACCAGACGGGGCTCTTCGACACAGCCAGGTGCTCCAGCAATGGTCTGTGTCCGCAGGTCATGACCCAAGAGGCCGGCTGCAGTTCCCCATCCCCGAGCCTTCCTGCTGGGCTCACATGGAGAGAAGATCACGGAAGAGCTGCCGAACACTGTCCACCAGACTGGACACACTGGGTATCCGAGTGTGTCAGTGCAGCT AAAAAATGTCCGCAACCTAAAAAGAGCGTTGAGGATCCCGTCTGCAG GTTGCTCTGTACAGTGTGTAAGCGAGATTTCCGAAGTCTGCCGGCTTTAAACGGACACATGCGCTCCCACAGCGGCATTAGATCGGCGTGCGTGAGCAAG AATGAGGACCTCTCTCTTtcaccctccacctccacagtgATGCCCGTCAGCGTGCCCGTCCACTCCAAAGGACGAGCTCATAAGAAAGCCAGCTGTATGTTTCCAGCCTCCAGAAGAGGTGTGCTCTATCAGAGCCTGTTACATGAGGACGCATCCATGGGCAACGGTGTCAGTTTCAGACACTACACCCCTCCACCCATGTTGTGTCCCGTCAGGGCGGGTCCAGGGTTGTACTGCTCCCTTACCAGCAGGAGGGTGAAGAGAGCGCAGACAATACAGCTTCACAACACACCTG GTGACCACGTTGCCGTGGAGACAAACTCTCCTCCTCCCGGAACACTAAGGACAAGAGCCAATCAGCC GCAGATCAATGTGGGGCGAGGATTTCAGGCTGAAATCCCACTTCTACACGAGAAGAGACACGCTGACGCTgactcccacaatgcacttcaGCTTTGGTCTGCGTGGGAAGAAATGGACCTTCCTGTCAACCAGCAGAGAG TTGAAGCTTTGCTGCTGATGGCTCGCTCCAGCGTGGTGCCAGGAGGTGGAACCAGCCCAGAGTCTTCTCTCTATATCCTGAGACAATGCAGAGGAGACTTTTTG CTGGCAGTTGAGAAGTTGCTGTCGACTCCTGaaaccaacaacagcagcagccccgcAGGCCGACAGCACAAAc AGGTCAGCTGGAGTGAAGCTGAGAAGAGGTTGCTGGTTAAATCGCTGCAGCTCCATCAAAAAGACTTCAGCAGGATCCAGAAAGCT GTTCAGACCAAGTCCGTCTCTGAGTGTGTGGAGTTTTATTAtctgtggaagaagaagatgagcgCCAGCTCAAGAGGACTGACCATCAACC gttaa
- the LOC101075595 gene encoding transcriptional-regulating factor 1-like isoform X1, with product MFQVPSYPLIPQNQVSSSHLLDPPATDCLTSHHVSNPPETPPHMAAEFQATPPQQFNLGQAPSPHVLLPQITPPHLNGSQLTSPVCAHPYLTSSFEQQPHLIAPQFAAQPQLSSPRLLSPPQQVYNQNPDSGWTRRTELPYHQGSDNFLYQNQNHFNTGLINQQGQLGCTNRLSCNAQAPPTSTVYQQPNGLCPVQDPCRSLEATLLECSPQASVSGEGNLGRWDLMDFSSSSTEKAFSTQYYQSTAPQPFCSPTTPGPSPQYPQTPTLSSPPIQPWEESRNIYPQTFGQLSSCGLQECDSYTSQPPPHQTNHPLLSQYELIQDQTGLFDTARCSSNGLCPQVMTQEAGCSSPSPSLPAGLTWREDHGRAAEHCPPDWTHWVSECVSAAKKCPQPKKSVEDPVCRLLCTVCKRDFRSLPALNGHMRSHSGIRSACVSKNEDLSLSPSTSTVMPVSVPVHSKGRAHKKASCMFPASRRGVLYQSLLHEDASMGNGVSFRHYTPPPMLCPVRAGPGLYCSLTSRRVKRAQTIQLHNTPGDHVAVETNSPPPGTLRTRANQPQINVGRGFQAEIPLLHEKRHADADSHNALQLWSAWEEMDLPVNQQRVEALLLMARSSVVPGGGTSPESSLYILRQCRGDFLLAVEKLLSTPETNNSSSPAGRQHKQVSWSEAEKRLLVKSLQLHQKDFSRIQKAVQTKSVSECVEFYYLWKKKMSASSRGLTINRETYFNISVQQSKVEQWLDSKFCSAVEFLYR from the exons ATGTTTCAG GTACCCTCCTATCCACTCATACCCCAGAACCAGGTATCTTCATCCCACCTTCTGGATCCTCCAGCGACAGATTGTCTGACGTCTCACCATGTCTCGAATCCACCAGAAACCCCCCCTCACATGGCAGCTGAATTCCAGGCAACCCCACCTCAGCAGTTTAATCTGGGCCAGGCACCATCTCCTCACGTCCTTCTGCCCCAAATCACCCCCCCTCACCTAAATGGGTCACAGTTAACCTCGCCCGTCTGTGCCCATCCCTACCTAACATCCAGTTTTGAACAACAACCTCACCTGATAGCTCCCCAATTTGCAGCACAGCCTCAACTATCATCCCCAAGGCTCCTCTCCCCACCGCAGCAAGTCTACAACCAGAATCCTGATTCTGGTTGGACCAGAAGAACTGAGCTTCCCTACCACCAGGGGAGCGATAACTTCTTGTACCAG AATCAAAACCACTTCAACACGGGTCTGATCAACCAACAAGGTCAACTGGGATGTACAAATAGACTGTCCTGTAACGCCCAggctccacccaccagcaccgTGTACCAGCAACCTAATGGTCTCTGTCCAGTTCAGGATCCTTGTAGGTCTCTGGAAGCAACACTGTTGGAGTGCTCTCCCCAGGCCTCCGTGTCTGGAGAAGGCAACTTGGGACGATGGGACTTGATGGATTTTAGCTCATCATCGACTGAAAAAGCTTTCAGCACCCAGTATTACCAGAGCACAGCCCCCCAGCCCTTCTGTAGCCCCACAACTCCAGGTCCAAGTCCTCAGTACCCCCAAACCCCGACTCTATCCAGCCCTCCAATTCAACCCTGGGAGGAATCGAGGAACATATATCCACAAACATTTGGACAATTGAGCAGCTGTGGTCTCCAGGAGTGCGACAGCTACACCAGTCAGCCTCCCCCCCACCAGACAAACCACCCTTTACTGAGCCAATATGAGCTGATTCAGGACCAGACGGGGCTCTTCGACACAGCCAGGTGCTCCAGCAATGGTCTGTGTCCGCAGGTCATGACCCAAGAGGCCGGCTGCAGTTCCCCATCCCCGAGCCTTCCTGCTGGGCTCACATGGAGAGAAGATCACGGAAGAGCTGCCGAACACTGTCCACCAGACTGGACACACTGGGTATCCGAGTGTGTCAGTGCAGCT AAAAAATGTCCGCAACCTAAAAAGAGCGTTGAGGATCCCGTCTGCAG GTTGCTCTGTACAGTGTGTAAGCGAGATTTCCGAAGTCTGCCGGCTTTAAACGGACACATGCGCTCCCACAGCGGCATTAGATCGGCGTGCGTGAGCAAG AATGAGGACCTCTCTCTTtcaccctccacctccacagtgATGCCCGTCAGCGTGCCCGTCCACTCCAAAGGACGAGCTCATAAGAAAGCCAGCTGTATGTTTCCAGCCTCCAGAAGAGGTGTGCTCTATCAGAGCCTGTTACATGAGGACGCATCCATGGGCAACGGTGTCAGTTTCAGACACTACACCCCTCCACCCATGTTGTGTCCCGTCAGGGCGGGTCCAGGGTTGTACTGCTCCCTTACCAGCAGGAGGGTGAAGAGAGCGCAGACAATACAGCTTCACAACACACCTG GTGACCACGTTGCCGTGGAGACAAACTCTCCTCCTCCCGGAACACTAAGGACAAGAGCCAATCAGCC GCAGATCAATGTGGGGCGAGGATTTCAGGCTGAAATCCCACTTCTACACGAGAAGAGACACGCTGACGCTgactcccacaatgcacttcaGCTTTGGTCTGCGTGGGAAGAAATGGACCTTCCTGTCAACCAGCAGAGAG TTGAAGCTTTGCTGCTGATGGCTCGCTCCAGCGTGGTGCCAGGAGGTGGAACCAGCCCAGAGTCTTCTCTCTATATCCTGAGACAATGCAGAGGAGACTTTTTG CTGGCAGTTGAGAAGTTGCTGTCGACTCCTGaaaccaacaacagcagcagccccgcAGGCCGACAGCACAAAc AGGTCAGCTGGAGTGAAGCTGAGAAGAGGTTGCTGGTTAAATCGCTGCAGCTCCATCAAAAAGACTTCAGCAGGATCCAGAAAGCT GTTCAGACCAAGTCCGTCTCTGAGTGTGTGGAGTTTTATTAtctgtggaagaagaagatgagcgCCAGCTCAAGAGGACTGACCATCAACCGTGAGActtattttaacatttcagtTCAACAGTCAAAAGTAGAACAGTGGCTGGACTCAAAGTTCTGTTCTGCGGTGGAGTTCCTGTATCGTtag
- the LOC105416786 gene encoding uncharacterized protein C1orf115-like — translation MDSSSLQSSSCQTTRRSEDKPEERRGAVEEDGRMGAQTKKEAAGSTASKQKCSKEVYFSILPDRYEPLIEEVEQDIEESAEEKRKRKEEKKRKKKQRYKKYRKNVGKALRFCWRCLVVGLQNTASPYATPVYAMSTVATGVFQTNGNVA, via the exons ATGGACTCCTCCTCGCTCCAAAGTTCCTCCTGCCAGACAACAAGGAGGTCAGAGGATAAACCAGAGGAACGCcgtggagctgtggaggaggacggCAGAATGGGAGCACAGACGAAGAAGGAGGCCGCAGGTTCGACTGCAAGCAAACAGAAATGCTCCAAAGAAGTTTACTTCTCCATTCTGCCAGACCGATACGagcctctgatcgaggaggtggagcaggataTCGAGGAGTCagcggaggagaagaggaagaggaaggaggagaagaagaggaaaaagaagcaaCGCTACAAGAAATACAGGAAG AACGTGGGGAAGGCGCTGCGTTTCTGCTGGCGTTGTTTGGTGGTGGGTTTACAGAACACGGCTTCCCCTTATGCCACCCCTGTCTACGCAATGTCCACCGTTGCGACGGGAGTCTTCCAAACGAACGGAAATGTGGCGTGA
- the LOC105416792 gene encoding solute carrier family 22 member 13 isoform X2, whose protein sequence is MYLAPLQRSVYWRLALLFLLNPLIFFLDIFTDAIFATSCRHSNLTVTNGSLLPGADSDQPWPAEGDADWWMKNGIQNSACGWVDWLSCSQTLFMVGMLLGSLFGGAISDRYGKRPLMLVCLCADSICALLPAMLPQPLLYLGLRCVTGVCFCCLSTSSFSLAVEWAHPEARLWPSAFLPCCFSIGTMATALLAWLSPTLTKLHLSMSLPQLACLPLFFSIPESPRWLLLKKRMDILERYRNNSPEDKHFLDLVLDSAWSILQKPNEVQEKRLPGDLASCDYFPFKHPTVLLRLLIMSYLSAATALTYYGICMNIGSFSVDVFVAQFFSGLSEIPCLLLPLVRMGRRPLTMLTLFLSGAACFLTLLLSRYNKPKLVLSVALLGKLCILGASFITVLYSIELFPTVIRQRCVSLVNLSFRIGCLANSLLFTHPHGMISVAALVVYSSGPIIGSGLCLMLPETSGTQLPDSVEDCDRQSLPILPACVPSVREKDSLHPERSEAKTPHTGLL, encoded by the exons ATGTACCTGGCGCCGCTGCAGCGCTCTGTCTACTGGCGTCTGGCtctcttgtttttattaaatccTCTGATCTTCTTTTTGGACATTTTTACGGATGCCATTTTCGCCACTAGCTGTCGCCACAGCAACCTCACGGTCACGAACGGATCCCTCCTGCCAGGGGCGGATAGTGACCAGCCGTGGCCCGCGGAAGGTGATGCCGATTGGTGGATGAAGAATGGGATCCAAAAC TCAGCATGTGGTTGGGTAGACTGGCTGTCCTGCAGCCAGACACTTTTCATGGTTGGGATGCTGCTGGGGTCTCTGTTTGGAGGAGCCATTTCTGACAG GTATGGTAAGCGCCCGCTGATGCTGGTGTGTCTTTGCGCGGACAGTATTTGCGCCCTTCTGCCTGCCATGCTTCCTCAGCCACTACTCTACCTCGGGCTTCGCTGCGTGACCGGTGTCTGCTTCTGTTGTCTCAGCACGAGCTCCTTCAGTCTTG CGGTGGAGTGGGCGCACCCCGAGGCCCGGCTTTGGCCATCGGCCTTCCTACCATGCTGCTTCAGCATTGGTACGATGGCCACAGCTCTGCTGGCCTGGCTCAGCCCCACCTTGACCAAACTACACCTCTCCATGTCTCTGCCTCAGCTTGCCTGTCTGCCACTTTTCTT TTCGATCCCAGAGTCTCCACGCTGGTTGTTGTTAAAAAAGAGAATGGATATTCTGGAGCGTTACCGGAACAACAGCCCGGAAGATAAACATTTTCTGGACCTG GTTTTGGATTCAGCCTGGTCCATCTTGCAGAAGCCCAATGAAGTCCAGGAGAAGAGGCTTCCTGGAGACCTCGCCTCGTGCGATTACTTTCCCTTCAAACACCCAACGGTTCTGTTGCGACTGCTCATCATGAGCTACCTGAG CGCAGCAACAGCTCTGACATATTATGGAATCTGCATGAACATCGGTTCCTTCAGCGTCGATGTGTTCGTGGCTCAGTTCTTCTCTGGCCTGTCAGAGATCCCCTGCCTGCTGCTCCCGTTGGTTCGCATGGGACGTCGTCCACTCACGATGTTGACTCTGTTCCTGAGTGGGGCGGCCTGCTTTCTGACCCTGCTCCTTTCAAGATACAAca AGCCAAAACTGGTTTTGAGTGTGGCTCTTTTGGGCAAACTTTGCATTCTGGGTGCCTCCTTCATCACCGTGCTGTACAGTATCGAGCTGTTTCCCACTGTGATCAG ACAGCGCTGCGTCTCCCTGGTTAACCTCAGTTTTCGTATTGGCTGTCTGGCCAACTCCCTCTTGTTCACACACCCACATGGAATGATCTCAGTGGCTGCTTTGGTGGTGTACAGCAGCGGCCCAATCATAGGCTCAGGGCTGTGTCTGATGCTGCCAGAAACGAGTGGTACCCAACTTCCTGATTCGGTGGAGGACTGTGACAGGCAGTCACTCCCCATCCTTCCAGCGTGTGTACCATCTGTCAG GGAGAAAGACAGCCTCCATCCAGAGAGGAGTGAGGCGAAAACACCCCATACTGGGCTTTTATGA
- the LOC105416792 gene encoding solute carrier family 22 member 13 isoform X1, translating into MYLAPLQRSVYWRLALLFLLNPLIFFLDIFTDAIFATSCRHSNLTVTNGSLLPGADSDQPWPAEGDADWWMKNGIQNSACGWVDWLSCSQTLFMVGMLLGSLFGGAISDRYGKRPLMLVCLCADSICALLPAMLPQPLLYLGLRCVTGVCFCCLSTSSFSLAVEWAHPEARLWPSAFLPCCFSIGTMATALLAWLSPTLTKLHLSMSLPQLACLPLFFSIPESPRWLLLKKRMDILERYRNNSPEDKHFLDLVLDSAWSILQKPNEVQEKRLPGDLASCDYFPFKHPTVLLRLLIMSYLSAATALTYYGICMNIGSFSVDVFVAQFFSGLSEIPCLLLPLVRMGRRPLTMLTLFLSGAACFLTLLLSRYNTEPKLVLSVALLGKLCILGASFITVLYSIELFPTVIRQRCVSLVNLSFRIGCLANSLLFTHPHGMISVAALVVYSSGPIIGSGLCLMLPETSGTQLPDSVEDCDRQSLPILPACVPSVREKDSLHPERSEAKTPHTGLL; encoded by the exons ATGTACCTGGCGCCGCTGCAGCGCTCTGTCTACTGGCGTCTGGCtctcttgtttttattaaatccTCTGATCTTCTTTTTGGACATTTTTACGGATGCCATTTTCGCCACTAGCTGTCGCCACAGCAACCTCACGGTCACGAACGGATCCCTCCTGCCAGGGGCGGATAGTGACCAGCCGTGGCCCGCGGAAGGTGATGCCGATTGGTGGATGAAGAATGGGATCCAAAAC TCAGCATGTGGTTGGGTAGACTGGCTGTCCTGCAGCCAGACACTTTTCATGGTTGGGATGCTGCTGGGGTCTCTGTTTGGAGGAGCCATTTCTGACAG GTATGGTAAGCGCCCGCTGATGCTGGTGTGTCTTTGCGCGGACAGTATTTGCGCCCTTCTGCCTGCCATGCTTCCTCAGCCACTACTCTACCTCGGGCTTCGCTGCGTGACCGGTGTCTGCTTCTGTTGTCTCAGCACGAGCTCCTTCAGTCTTG CGGTGGAGTGGGCGCACCCCGAGGCCCGGCTTTGGCCATCGGCCTTCCTACCATGCTGCTTCAGCATTGGTACGATGGCCACAGCTCTGCTGGCCTGGCTCAGCCCCACCTTGACCAAACTACACCTCTCCATGTCTCTGCCTCAGCTTGCCTGTCTGCCACTTTTCTT TTCGATCCCAGAGTCTCCACGCTGGTTGTTGTTAAAAAAGAGAATGGATATTCTGGAGCGTTACCGGAACAACAGCCCGGAAGATAAACATTTTCTGGACCTG GTTTTGGATTCAGCCTGGTCCATCTTGCAGAAGCCCAATGAAGTCCAGGAGAAGAGGCTTCCTGGAGACCTCGCCTCGTGCGATTACTTTCCCTTCAAACACCCAACGGTTCTGTTGCGACTGCTCATCATGAGCTACCTGAG CGCAGCAACAGCTCTGACATATTATGGAATCTGCATGAACATCGGTTCCTTCAGCGTCGATGTGTTCGTGGCTCAGTTCTTCTCTGGCCTGTCAGAGATCCCCTGCCTGCTGCTCCCGTTGGTTCGCATGGGACGTCGTCCACTCACGATGTTGACTCTGTTCCTGAGTGGGGCGGCCTGCTTTCTGACCCTGCTCCTTTCAAGATACAAca CAGAGCCAAAACTGGTTTTGAGTGTGGCTCTTTTGGGCAAACTTTGCATTCTGGGTGCCTCCTTCATCACCGTGCTGTACAGTATCGAGCTGTTTCCCACTGTGATCAG ACAGCGCTGCGTCTCCCTGGTTAACCTCAGTTTTCGTATTGGCTGTCTGGCCAACTCCCTCTTGTTCACACACCCACATGGAATGATCTCAGTGGCTGCTTTGGTGGTGTACAGCAGCGGCCCAATCATAGGCTCAGGGCTGTGTCTGATGCTGCCAGAAACGAGTGGTACCCAACTTCCTGATTCGGTGGAGGACTGTGACAGGCAGTCACTCCCCATCCTTCCAGCGTGTGTACCATCTGTCAG GGAGAAAGACAGCCTCCATCCAGAGAGGAGTGAGGCGAAAACACCCCATACTGGGCTTTTATGA
- the LOC105416792 gene encoding solute carrier family 22 member 13 isoform X3, whose amino-acid sequence MVGMLLGSLFGGAISDRYGKRPLMLVCLCADSICALLPAMLPQPLLYLGLRCVTGVCFCCLSTSSFSLAVEWAHPEARLWPSAFLPCCFSIGTMATALLAWLSPTLTKLHLSMSLPQLACLPLFFSIPESPRWLLLKKRMDILERYRNNSPEDKHFLDLVLDSAWSILQKPNEVQEKRLPGDLASCDYFPFKHPTVLLRLLIMSYLSAATALTYYGICMNIGSFSVDVFVAQFFSGLSEIPCLLLPLVRMGRRPLTMLTLFLSGAACFLTLLLSRYNTEPKLVLSVALLGKLCILGASFITVLYSIELFPTVIRQRCVSLVNLSFRIGCLANSLLFTHPHGMISVAALVVYSSGPIIGSGLCLMLPETSGTQLPDSVEDCDRQSLPILPACVPSVREKDSLHPERSEAKTPHTGLL is encoded by the exons ATGGTTGGGATGCTGCTGGGGTCTCTGTTTGGAGGAGCCATTTCTGACAG GTATGGTAAGCGCCCGCTGATGCTGGTGTGTCTTTGCGCGGACAGTATTTGCGCCCTTCTGCCTGCCATGCTTCCTCAGCCACTACTCTACCTCGGGCTTCGCTGCGTGACCGGTGTCTGCTTCTGTTGTCTCAGCACGAGCTCCTTCAGTCTTG CGGTGGAGTGGGCGCACCCCGAGGCCCGGCTTTGGCCATCGGCCTTCCTACCATGCTGCTTCAGCATTGGTACGATGGCCACAGCTCTGCTGGCCTGGCTCAGCCCCACCTTGACCAAACTACACCTCTCCATGTCTCTGCCTCAGCTTGCCTGTCTGCCACTTTTCTT TTCGATCCCAGAGTCTCCACGCTGGTTGTTGTTAAAAAAGAGAATGGATATTCTGGAGCGTTACCGGAACAACAGCCCGGAAGATAAACATTTTCTGGACCTG GTTTTGGATTCAGCCTGGTCCATCTTGCAGAAGCCCAATGAAGTCCAGGAGAAGAGGCTTCCTGGAGACCTCGCCTCGTGCGATTACTTTCCCTTCAAACACCCAACGGTTCTGTTGCGACTGCTCATCATGAGCTACCTGAG CGCAGCAACAGCTCTGACATATTATGGAATCTGCATGAACATCGGTTCCTTCAGCGTCGATGTGTTCGTGGCTCAGTTCTTCTCTGGCCTGTCAGAGATCCCCTGCCTGCTGCTCCCGTTGGTTCGCATGGGACGTCGTCCACTCACGATGTTGACTCTGTTCCTGAGTGGGGCGGCCTGCTTTCTGACCCTGCTCCTTTCAAGATACAAca CAGAGCCAAAACTGGTTTTGAGTGTGGCTCTTTTGGGCAAACTTTGCATTCTGGGTGCCTCCTTCATCACCGTGCTGTACAGTATCGAGCTGTTTCCCACTGTGATCAG ACAGCGCTGCGTCTCCCTGGTTAACCTCAGTTTTCGTATTGGCTGTCTGGCCAACTCCCTCTTGTTCACACACCCACATGGAATGATCTCAGTGGCTGCTTTGGTGGTGTACAGCAGCGGCCCAATCATAGGCTCAGGGCTGTGTCTGATGCTGCCAGAAACGAGTGGTACCCAACTTCCTGATTCGGTGGAGGACTGTGACAGGCAGTCACTCCCCATCCTTCCAGCGTGTGTACCATCTGTCAG GGAGAAAGACAGCCTCCATCCAGAGAGGAGTGAGGCGAAAACACCCCATACTGGGCTTTTATGA